The Streptomyces sp. ICC1 DNA window TCTCCTGCGCGGCCCGGCTCGCCCGCAGGAACTCCGCTTCCAGGGGGCCGAGCCTGCCGCCGTCGACCTCGTCCGCCCAGGCCCGGGCGGTCGCCAGGCGGGCGCCGCGGTAGAGGACGGAGGGGTCGCGGCCCTCGCGCACCCATTCGTCTGCGGCCTGGGCCAGCTGCTGGTGGACGAGCAGTCCGGCCCGGTCGGCGTGGATCCAGCCGCGCAGCCGCGGCCAGGCGTGCAGCAGGGCCTCGTGGGTGATCTCCACGGTCGCGCTGTCGGTGGTGACCAGCCGGGCCCGTACGAAGGCGTCGAGGGCGGCAGAGGTCCGCTCGGCGTCGGGCCGCCCCTCCAGCAGGGCGGCCCGGCTGACCCGGCGCCGGGTGGGCACCGCGCCGTCGGCGATGTGGACCAGCCGCACCAGCAGCCGCCGGATCGTGCGCTGTTCGGCCGGGTAGAGGCCGGCGAAGACCCGCTCGGCGCTCCGCGCCACGGCGCCCTGGATCCCCCCGGCGTACTCGTAGCCCGCGACGGTGAGCGTGGAGCCCTCGCGCCGCTGCCAGGTGGCCATCAGCGCGTGGGACATCAGGGGCAGCGCGGCGGAGGGCGTCTCGCCCGGCCAGGCGTCCGGTCCGGGGCGCGGGGCGCCGGGCGGTGCGGCCCGCTCCGCCGCCTCGCGCACACCCGCGTCCCGCAGGAGGAGCGGGACCAGCCCGGGTTCCAGTGCGAGCCCGGCGAGCTCCGCCGGACGCGTGATCGATTCCCGCAGTTCGGCCACGGACATCGGGGGCAGGACGAACAGCCCGTCGGTGAAGACGGTGGCCAGCCCGGGCAGGTCCAGGCAGTCCCCGGAGAAGTCGGCCCGCACCCCGAGCACGACGGCGGCCGGTTCGTACCCGGTCCGCGCGGGCCGGGACACGGCCACGGCGCGGAGCACCCGGACGAAGGCGCGGCGCTCCTCCTCATCGGAGCAGAGGGTGAACAGCTCCTCGAACTGGTCGACCAGCAGCACCGGCCGCACGGTCGGCGGCCGCCGACCGCCCGGACCGGCCCCCGGGAGCGGCGGGCCGCCCTCCGACCGCCGGTGCACGGCTTCGAGCAGCCGCTCCGGACGGGCGCGCAACTCCCGCGGACTGATGCCGAGATCGTCCCCCAGCACCTTGGCGGCGGCGTCGAGCAGTTCCTGCAGCGGGTGCGCGGTGGGCGTGAACCGGATGACCGGCCAGCCGTCGGCGCCCGCCACGGGGAAGTCCCCGCGCCGAAGGGCCGGTACCAGACCGGCGCTGAGCAGCGAGGACTTGCCGGCGCCCGACCTGGCGACGAGCAGCAGCGGGCCGTGGCCCAGGCGTTCGAAGAGCCGCTCGACGAGGGCGGACGTGGCGCGCTCCCGGCCGAAGAACCACCCCGCGTCCTCGGGGGTGAACGCGGGCAGGCCCCGGTAGGGGCACTCGCCCGGCGACTGCGGACCGGCCGGTCCGCCGGCCCCGTCCGGCGGCCCGGACCGTGCCCGGCCCTCGGATCCGTCACGGGATCCGTCACGCGATCCGGCCCGGGATCCGTCGCGGGGTCCGGCCAGGCCGGAGGGGAGGCCGGACCCGGCGGGTGCCGCGGCCGCCTGACCCGGCCCCTCGCTCTCCGGTACCAGCCGCAGGAGTTCGCCCTCCGCGCGCAGGACCCGGTCACAGCAGCGCGCGACATCGGCCGTGACCGGCTTCGCGCCCGTCTCGATCTTGCTCAGGTAGCCCTTGCTGTAGTGGGTCTCGCGGGCGAGGTCGGCGAGCGACAGCCCGCGCTGCAGGCGCAGGCGTCTCAGCTGGGCGGGAAAGGGCGGCACGGGCACGACGGCGTCCGCCGAACCGTTCGGTGTGTGCCGGCGGCCGGCGGTGTTCCCGCGGTCCGGATCCCCCAAGACGACCCCCATGGCCATGTGCGCCCAGGTTGTGAGAGGCAGTTGCCCAGGCTAGCGCGGGTGTCACGGGGCCGACCGGCCATTCGTGCGGCGTGGCGTGAAACAAGGGCGTTCCGGAGCCGCCGAGCGGTCGGCTCCGGAACACCCTTGCGAACAGCCCTTCGGTTCCTACCGGTTGAGGGTGATCGAGTTGATCGGCCCGAGGTCGGCGTAGACCCCGGTGCCCTCTGCGATCGGGTTGCCGCAGTTGGCTCCGTTGTAGCCGGTGCACAGCCGTGCGGTGGCGCCGCCGTACTGGTTGTTGAGGACCCAGTGGTTGCCGTGCTGGTTGTTCAGGTTGTGCGCCCCGTAGCTGTAGAAGATCTGGCTGGGCTTGACGGCGGGGTTCTGGTTCTGCGGGTAGATGCAGACCGCCCCGTACGGGCACCCCGCCCACGTGTCGGCCGGCTGCGCGCCGGCCGTGCCGCTCAGTGCGAGGACGGCGGCCGTGGCGGTGGCGAACGCGGCGGCGCCGCGGATCATCTTGCGCATGATGTCCCCTTGTGGGTCTTGCTCCGTGCTGACTCCTTCAGCCTGTCCCCGGCGGACCCGGGGGTCGACGGGTTTCCCGTCGCCCGTCGGCCGCCCGGCCGGGAAACCGCCCGTGACCAGCGGGATCGCCTCGGGAGGGGCAACGCCCCGGGCGGCTCCTTCGGCCCAGCGCGGGTGAGACCTTCGGGCGAACGCGCTGCGCGCCGCGCGGGGCGGGCGCCGCCGGGGTGATAGCCCGAGGGGACCGAAAGACCGGAGGTGCGGCCGTACATGACCAGGCGACGCGTGACGCGGCCGCTGCGCCGCCCCACGGCCCCGCGGGGTGCGGTCGGCCGGCGCGGACCGGTCCGTACCGGCGGGACGGGCGGGGCCTGCGGGACGGGCGGGGCCGACGGCGACGGTGTGAAGGTGTCCCCGCTCCTGTGGACGGCGGCGGCCCACGCCTGGCGGCTCCTGGTCGTCGGCGCCGCGGTGTACGCGGTGTTCGTGGTCCTCGGACGGTTCCACGAGATCGCCGTGGCCCTCTTCCTCGGGCTGGTGGCGGCCGCGATGCTGCGGCCGCCGGCCGACCTGCTGGCCCGGGTGCTGCCCCGGGGCGTGGCCGTGGCCTGCGCGCTGGTCCTGAGCGCGGTCCTGGTGCTCGGCGCCCTCGCGCTCGTCGGCGAGGCCGTGGCGGGGGAGTGGCCCGCGCTGGTACGGGAGTTCAGGGTCGGACTGGACCGGATCCAGGCCTGGCTCAGCGGCCCGCCGTTCCGGCTGGACTCCCACCTGCTCAAGGACCTCCAGTCACGGATCGGCAGCTACCTCTCCAGTCACCGCTCGACCCTGCTGAACACCGCGCTCAGCGGGGCGGGCCGGGCCGTGGCGGTGCTCACCGTCGCGGCCCTCGGGCTGTTCTGCTCCGTCTTCTTCATCTACTCGGGCGACCGGCAGTGGAGCTGGTTCTGCGGGCAGCTCCCGCGGGGCGCGCGGGAGCGGGTGTCCGTGGCCGGGGTCGCGGCCTGGCGGACCTTCACCGGCTACACCCACGGCATCGTGCTCGTGGCCGCGACCAACGCCGTGCTCGTGTGCGTCGCGCTGTTCCTCCTCGGTGTACCGCTGGCCGTCCCGCTCGCGCTGCTGGAGTTCGTCGCCGCGTTCGTGCCGCTCATCGGCTCCCCGGTGGCCCTGGGCGTGGCCGCGGTCGTCGCCCTCGCCGCCAAGGGGCCCCTGGTGGCGGCCCTGGTGGTCGCGCTCATCGTGGTGATCGGCCAGATCGAGGGGCACCTGCTGCATCCCCTGGTGATGAGCTGGGCCGTCCGGCTCCACCCCATGGCGGTGGCCCTGTCGGTGGTGGCGGGCGCGATCTCCGCCGGGATCGTCGGCGCCGTGGTGGCGGTGCCCCTGGTCTCGGTGGCCTGGTCCGTCCGCCAGTCCCTGCGCACGCCCGGAGCCGCTACGCCGCTCGCGGGAGCCGGCGCACCGGCCCGGCCCGCCGGCCGGCCGAGGTGGTGGAGGCGGAAGTAGGTCCGGTCGGGCCGTTCTCCGGCGGCGGCCGGGCGGACTCCGCTCCGGCGCGTCACGCGTGCGGGTCGACGACCACCTCGACGTGGTCGGCGACGGCGACCAGCAGCACCCGGGTGCCCGGCAGCCGGGCCCACCAGCGGTGCTCGACCCCGCCCGTCAGATAGAGGGTGTCGCCCCGGGCCAGGTGGTGGGTGCGCCCTTCGGCCTCGACCTCGGCCGCGCCGTCGGCGATGTACATCAGCTCGTCGTTGCGGTGGCGGAACGCGCGCTCGGCGTCGTGTTCGCCCGTGAACTCGAGTGCGTGCATCTGGTGGTGGCCGCGGACGAGCGGGCGGACCCGGGCCGCCGGATCGAGGCCGGGGTCGGCGTCGGCCCGCACGATGTCCACCCGGCGCGGGGTGTCCGCGGCGGCCAGCAGCTGCACGGCCGTCGTCTCCAAGGCGTCCGCGACGCGCTGGAGCGAACGCATGCTGGGGCGGGCCCGGTCGTTCTCGATCTGGCTGAGGAAGGGCGACGACAGCCCGCTGCGGGCGGCCACTTCGGCGAGGGTGAGGTCGAGGGCCCGGCGCCGCCTGCGGATGCCCGCTCCGATCTGCCGCTCGGGCGGTTCGTCTGCCACGTCGCTCCTCGCTCCTCGCTGCCCGGTCTGGTGCGGTCCGGTCTGGTCCGGTCTGGTCCGGTGCCGATCATCTTCTCCCACCCGGCTGCGGGCTTCGCACTCCCTTCACAGTGCCGCAACACCACGGCGCTAGTTTCTAACTCAGTTGCTCAGATCAAAGAAAGTTTGACGGGAGAAGCTCCACCTCATGTCCCAAGCCGCTCAGACCCCGGTAGCCCCGACCCCGGTCGACCAGAACGCCCGCCGTCGGCGCGGAACCGGCCTCATCGCCCTCGATCCCGCCGCCTCGGAGGGCGGGTACACCCTCTTCGCCCCGCTCACCGGCACCGGCGAGGTGTACCTGATCGACATCCACGGCCAGGTCGTCCACCAGTGGAACCTGCCGTACCGCCCCGGCCGGCACGCCCGCGTCCTCGCGAACGGCAACCTCGCCTACAGCGGCGTACTGCCCGGCGAGGAAGCCCTCTTCCCCATGTGGCACAAGTACCGGGGCGGCGTCATGCTCGAGGCCGCCCCCGACGGCACCGTCCTGCGCGAGCACCGCGATCCGCTCCAGCACCACGACGCGCACCACCTCGGCGGCGGCCGCGTCCTCTACACCGCCCTCGAACCGCTGCGGGGCGCGGACGCCCGGACCGTGCGCGGCGGGGTGCCCGGCTCCGAGGCGGACGGCACCGTATGGGCCGACACGATCAGGGAAGTCGACGCGGACGGCACCGTGCGCTGGTCGTGGCGCGCCGCCGAGCACCTCGACCGGGACGAGTACGCCCTGCACCCCGACTACTCCCGCGAGCACTGGCCCCTGATCAACAGCGTGGTCCCGCTCGCCGACGGGAACGTCCTCGCCAGCCTGCGCAGCGTCTCGGCCGTCGTCGTCATCAGCCGGGAGACCGGCGAGATCCTGTGGCGCTCCGAGCCGGGGGTCGTCTCCCAGCAGCACGCGCCCACCGAACCGGCCGACGGCCGGGTGCTGGTGTTCGACAACGGGGTCTTCCGGCCGGGCTCGGACGTCCCCTACTCCCGCGTCATCGAGATCGAGCGGTCCTCCGGCGAGGTCGTGTGGGAGTACCACGACCCGGCCAAGGAGGCGTTCTTCGCCCCCTTCATGGGCAGCGCCCAGCGCCTCGCGGGCGGCAACACCCTCGTCACGGACTCGCCTTCGGGCCGGCTCTTCGAGGTGACGCCCGAGGGCTACCTGTGCTGGGAGTACGT harbors:
- a CDS encoding aryl-sulfate sulfotransferase encodes the protein MSQAAQTPVAPTPVDQNARRRRGTGLIALDPAASEGGYTLFAPLTGTGEVYLIDIHGQVVHQWNLPYRPGRHARVLANGNLAYSGVLPGEEALFPMWHKYRGGVMLEAAPDGTVLREHRDPLQHHDAHHLGGGRVLYTALEPLRGADARTVRGGVPGSEADGTVWADTIREVDADGTVRWSWRAAEHLDRDEYALHPDYSREHWPLINSVVPLADGNVLASLRSVSAVVVISRETGEILWRSEPGVVSQQHAPTEPADGRVLVFDNGVFRPGSDVPYSRVIEIERSSGEVVWEYHDPAKEAFFAPFMGSAQRLAGGNTLVTDSPSGRLFEVTPEGYLCWEYVVPYFGGYRESEVRGLFPAEPNAVFRAYRYTAEEVPWLGAGATR
- a CDS encoding AI-2E family transporter; protein product: MTRRRVTRPLRRPTAPRGAVGRRGPVRTGGTGGACGTGGADGDGVKVSPLLWTAAAHAWRLLVVGAAVYAVFVVLGRFHEIAVALFLGLVAAAMLRPPADLLARVLPRGVAVACALVLSAVLVLGALALVGEAVAGEWPALVREFRVGLDRIQAWLSGPPFRLDSHLLKDLQSRIGSYLSSHRSTLLNTALSGAGRAVAVLTVAALGLFCSVFFIYSGDRQWSWFCGQLPRGARERVSVAGVAAWRTFTGYTHGIVLVAATNAVLVCVALFLLGVPLAVPLALLEFVAAFVPLIGSPVALGVAAVVALAAKGPLVAALVVALIVVIGQIEGHLLHPLVMSWAVRLHPMAVALSVVAGAISAGIVGAVVAVPLVSVAWSVRQSLRTPGAATPLAGAGAPARPAGRPRWWRRK
- a CDS encoding XRE family transcriptional regulator; this translates as MADEPPERQIGAGIRRRRRALDLTLAEVAARSGLSSPFLSQIENDRARPSMRSLQRVADALETTAVQLLAAADTPRRVDIVRADADPGLDPAARVRPLVRGHHQMHALEFTGEHDAERAFRHRNDELMYIADGAAEVEAEGRTHHLARGDTLYLTGGVEHRWWARLPGTRVLLVAVADHVEVVVDPHA